A genomic segment from Desulfovibrio legallii encodes:
- a CDS encoding glycosyltransferase family 4 protein, translating into MKIVVLGNQAKAMRNFWSVLVAHMRRAGHEVLCCAPPGDNVANAALTALGARLRTYPLDRKGLNPIRDVRTLGALVRLFKEEKPDLLFASTIKPVIYGCIAARAAGVPHIYATITGLGYAFEADSLFKKAVNKLSCLLYRAALSGAEGVFFQNQDDIRVFRKAGILGPRARVLTARGTGVDTARFAPAPFPNLAEDGTLTGPPVFLLVARLLEAKGLPEYAAAARLLKARRPEARFQVLGPPEHGLGSVSLDQIKAWEAQGSIEYLGETSDVRPYVAAAHVLVLPSWREGTPTAIMEGMSMGRPAVVTDAPGCREVVRQGVNGWLTPLRDPQALASAMETFITTPQNILRMGAASRELALRELDAHTVAARILEDMRVPAAHEDSQA; encoded by the coding sequence ATGAAGATCGTCGTTCTGGGCAATCAGGCCAAGGCCATGCGCAACTTCTGGAGCGTGCTTGTCGCCCATATGCGCCGCGCCGGGCATGAGGTTCTTTGCTGCGCGCCGCCGGGCGACAATGTCGCCAACGCCGCGCTCACGGCCCTGGGCGCGCGGCTGCGCACCTATCCACTGGACCGCAAGGGCCTCAACCCCATCCGCGACGTGCGCACCCTGGGCGCGCTGGTGCGGCTTTTTAAGGAAGAAAAGCCCGACCTGCTCTTCGCCTCCACCATCAAGCCGGTCATTTACGGCTGCATAGCCGCGCGCGCGGCCGGCGTGCCCCACATCTACGCCACCATCACCGGGCTCGGCTACGCCTTTGAGGCCGACAGCCTCTTTAAAAAAGCCGTCAATAAGCTGAGCTGCCTGCTCTACCGCGCGGCCCTTTCCGGCGCGGAAGGCGTTTTTTTTCAGAATCAGGACGACATCCGCGTCTTCCGCAAGGCGGGCATTCTGGGCCCGCGCGCCCGCGTGCTCACCGCGCGCGGCACCGGGGTGGATACGGCCCGCTTTGCCCCGGCCCCTTTCCCCAACCTTGCCGAGGACGGCACGCTGACGGGCCCGCCCGTGTTCCTGCTGGTGGCCCGGCTGCTGGAGGCCAAGGGCCTGCCGGAATACGCGGCCGCCGCGCGTCTGCTTAAGGCCAGGCGCCCTGAGGCCCGCTTTCAGGTGCTGGGCCCGCCGGAACACGGCCTGGGCAGCGTGAGCCTGGACCAGATCAAGGCCTGGGAGGCCCAGGGCAGCATCGAATACCTGGGCGAAACCAGCGACGTGCGCCCCTATGTGGCCGCGGCCCATGTGCTGGTGCTGCCCTCCTGGCGGGAAGGCACGCCCACGGCCATTATGGAAGGCATGAGCATGGGCCGCCCCGCCGTGGTCACCGACGCCCCAGGCTGCCGCGAGGTGGTGCGCCAGGGCGTCAACGGCTGGCTTACGCCCCTGCGCGACCCGCAGGCCCTGGCCAGCGCCATGGAAACCTTCATCACCACGCCCCAGAACATCCTGCGCATGGGGGCCGCCAGCCGCGAGCTGGCCCTGCGCGAACTGGACGCCCACACGGTGGCCGCACGCATCCTTGAAGATATGCGCGTGCCCGCCGCCCATGAGGATAGTCAAGCATGA
- a CDS encoding AzlC family ABC transporter permease: protein MSHSPQPSPVAEGLRRALPIVLGYVPVGFAFGVLAVKNQIPPALAVGMSVLMFSGSGQFVFAGMWGAGAGAASIIAAVGIVNLRYLLQSAALAPWYAGLARFPRLLLGLGITDETFAVHVTAFQNGWRRSLTTLFVCNQTAQLGWVAGSALGAFCGELISDVKPLGLDYALTAMFLALLVPQCVGRLHVLVAVFTLGLSIALRALGMSQWNIALATVAGASLGTFLLCRREGRTAASAPAAPHTGEEARP from the coding sequence ATGTCACATTCCCCCCAGCCTTCCCCCGTGGCGGAAGGCCTGCGGCGCGCTCTGCCCATTGTGCTGGGCTATGTGCCCGTGGGCTTTGCCTTCGGGGTGCTGGCCGTCAAAAATCAGATTCCCCCGGCCCTGGCCGTGGGCATGTCCGTGCTCATGTTCTCCGGCTCCGGGCAGTTTGTGTTTGCGGGCATGTGGGGCGCGGGCGCGGGCGCGGCTTCCATCATCGCCGCCGTGGGCATTGTCAACCTGCGCTATCTTCTGCAGTCCGCGGCGCTGGCCCCCTGGTATGCGGGTCTGGCGCGCTTCCCGCGCCTGCTGCTGGGCCTGGGCATTACGGATGAAACCTTCGCCGTGCACGTCACGGCCTTCCAGAACGGCTGGCGGCGCAGCCTGACGACCCTTTTTGTCTGCAACCAAACCGCCCAGCTGGGCTGGGTGGCGGGCAGCGCCCTGGGGGCCTTCTGCGGGGAGCTGATCAGCGACGTGAAGCCCCTGGGCCTGGACTACGCCCTTACGGCCATGTTTCTGGCCCTGCTGGTGCCGCAGTGCGTGGGCCGCCTGCATGTGCTGGTGGCCGTGTTTACCCTGGGGCTTTCCATCGCCCTGCGCGCCCTGGGCATGAGCCAGTGGAACATCGCCCTGGCCACAGTGGCGGGCGCGAGCTTGGGCACGTTTCTGCTCTGCCGGCGGGAAGGCCGCACGGCGGCTTCCGCCCCCGCCGCCCCCCATACGGGCGAGGAGGCGCGGCCATGA
- a CDS encoding sugar transferase, which produces MISTYRMALLQALDFFCILLALAVSGMLSIAPDLSVFHDYTGASLFTVFFYLLFFYILDAYSVGSEDIRETVGRVLVACLLGIISSATASYAFQHWRFDRETVVLLFALSFCFCLGWRLLYYLNADKITHPLRILLVGVDRAGKVRQLLAEGLPKAEILGYVGERDQGPDAGPCLGAPFLALDIAKEKKATMILLLPDAPIDDDIAHELLEAKLRGSMVVDIRSFYEHVVQRLPLSQITDEWLIQNEGFSLNTRGSLRRLKRALDMFISLILLIPATPVMLLTALIVRLESPGPVIYRQERVGLFEKEFTVYKFRSMRADAEKDGAVWASAHDNRVTRFGRFIRKVRIDELPQIWNILKGDMSFIGPRPERMAFVQELKKTIPYYSVRHSVKPGLTGWAQVCYPYGASVEDARRKLEYDLYYIKNMSILLDIHIILKTIGVVLFPKGAR; this is translated from the coding sequence ATGATAAGCACCTATCGTATGGCGCTGTTGCAGGCGCTGGACTTTTTCTGCATTCTGCTCGCCCTGGCCGTTTCCGGCATGCTGAGCATCGCGCCGGACCTGAGCGTGTTCCACGACTACACGGGCGCTTCGCTCTTTACCGTCTTTTTCTACCTGCTCTTTTTCTACATTCTGGACGCCTACAGCGTGGGCAGCGAAGACATCCGCGAAACCGTGGGCCGCGTGCTGGTGGCCTGCCTTCTGGGCATCATCTCCTCCGCCACGGCTTCCTACGCCTTTCAGCACTGGCGCTTTGACCGCGAAACCGTCGTCCTGCTCTTTGCCCTTTCCTTCTGCTTCTGCCTGGGCTGGCGGCTGCTCTATTACCTGAACGCCGACAAAATAACCCACCCCCTGCGCATCCTGCTGGTGGGCGTGGACCGCGCGGGCAAGGTGCGCCAGCTCCTGGCCGAGGGCCTGCCCAAGGCCGAAATTCTGGGCTATGTGGGCGAGCGCGACCAGGGCCCCGACGCCGGCCCCTGCCTGGGCGCGCCCTTCCTGGCCCTGGATATCGCCAAGGAAAAAAAGGCCACCATGATCCTCCTCCTGCCGGACGCCCCCATCGACGACGACATCGCCCACGAGCTGCTGGAAGCCAAGCTGCGCGGCAGCATGGTGGTGGATATCCGCAGCTTCTACGAACATGTGGTCCAGCGCCTGCCCCTCTCGCAGATCACGGACGAATGGCTCATCCAGAACGAGGGCTTCTCCCTCAATACCCGCGGTTCCCTGCGCCGCCTCAAACGCGCCCTGGACATGTTCATCTCCCTGATTCTGCTCATCCCCGCCACGCCCGTCATGCTGCTCACCGCGCTCATCGTCCGCCTGGAGTCCCCCGGCCCGGTCATCTACCGCCAAGAGCGCGTGGGCCTGTTTGAAAAGGAATTCACCGTCTACAAGTTCCGCTCCATGCGCGCCGACGCCGAAAAAGACGGCGCAGTCTGGGCCAGCGCCCACGATAACCGCGTCACCCGCTTCGGCCGCTTCATCCGCAAGGTCCGCATCGACGAGCTGCCCCAGATCTGGAATATCCTCAAGGGCGACATGAGCTTCATCGGCCCCCGCCCCGAACGCATGGCCTTTGTTCAGGAACTGAAAAAAACCATCCCTTACTACAGCGTGCGCCACTCCGTAAAACCCGGCCTTACCGGCTGGGCCCAGGTCTGCTACCCCTACGGCGCTTCCGTGGAAGACGCCCGCCGCAAACTGGAATACGACCTCTATTACATCAAAAATATGTCCATCTTGCTGGATATCCACATCATCCTCAAAACCATCGGCGTGGTCCTCTTCCCCAAAGGCGCGCGCTGA
- a CDS encoding AzlD domain-containing protein, with protein sequence MNAWWSQNTLLLLCLLGGVVVTLLPKVLPVTLLRGDSLPPLLRRWLSFVPVAVMAALVGPDVFFYEGRFSAGPSNLFLMAALPSVLVAWWGKNYFLTIAFGLALVIAARWLGFY encoded by the coding sequence ATGAACGCCTGGTGGTCGCAGAACACCCTTTTGCTGCTCTGTCTGCTGGGCGGCGTGGTCGTCACCCTGCTGCCCAAGGTGCTGCCGGTCACCCTGCTGCGCGGGGACAGCCTGCCGCCGCTTTTGCGGCGCTGGCTTTCCTTCGTGCCGGTGGCGGTCATGGCGGCCCTGGTGGGGCCGGACGTGTTTTTTTACGAGGGCCGCTTCAGCGCCGGACCCTCCAACCTTTTTCTTATGGCGGCCCTGCCCTCGGTTCTGGTGGCCTGGTGGGGCAAAAACTACTTTCTCACCATCGCCTTCGGCCTCGCTTTGGTGATCGCCGCCCGTTGGCTGGGATTTTACTGA
- the rpsB gene encoding 30S ribosomal protein S2: MAYVSMKQMLETGVHFGHQTRRWNPKMRPYIFGARNGIHIIDLQQTVKLFRVAYDKVVDTVARGGKVLFIGTKRQAQEAVAAEAGRAGQFHVTNRWMGGTLTNFVTIQKSIDRLKKLESMFADGTINRYQKKEILLLEREMHKLEETLGGIKNMDRLPQLAFIIDPHREDIAVKECRKLGIPIVAVTDTNCDPDVIDFIIPGNDDAIRAIKLFVTAFAEACLEGDAMGKDHKSEDAEAALQKAAEAAPAQEAAPEAAPAQ; this comes from the coding sequence ATGGCGTACGTCAGCATGAAGCAGATGCTGGAAACCGGCGTGCACTTCGGGCACCAGACCCGCCGCTGGAATCCCAAAATGCGTCCTTACATCTTCGGAGCGCGTAACGGCATCCATATCATCGACCTGCAGCAGACCGTCAAGCTGTTCCGCGTGGCTTACGACAAGGTGGTGGATACCGTGGCCCGCGGCGGCAAGGTGCTCTTCATCGGCACCAAGCGCCAGGCCCAGGAGGCCGTGGCCGCCGAAGCCGGCCGCGCCGGGCAGTTTCATGTGACCAACCGCTGGATGGGCGGCACCCTCACCAACTTCGTCACCATCCAGAAGAGCATTGATCGCCTCAAGAAGCTGGAAAGCATGTTTGCCGACGGCACCATCAACCGCTACCAGAAAAAGGAAATCCTCCTCCTGGAGCGCGAGATGCACAAGCTGGAGGAGACCCTGGGCGGCATCAAAAACATGGACCGCCTGCCCCAGCTGGCCTTCATCATCGATCCGCACCGCGAAGACATCGCCGTGAAGGAATGCCGCAAGCTCGGCATCCCCATCGTGGCCGTGACCGACACCAACTGCGATCCGGACGTCATTGACTTCATCATCCCCGGCAACGACGACGCCATCCGCGCCATCAAGCTGTTTGTGACGGCCTTTGCCGAAGCCTGCCTGGAAGGCGACGCCATGGGCAAGGACCACAAGAGCGAAGACGCCGAGGCCGCCTTGCAGAAGGCCGCCGAGGCGGCCCCCGCGCAGGAAGCGGCTCCGGAAGCCGCGCCCGCCCAGTAA
- a CDS encoding DUF4911 domain-containing protein: MTCRPLPLAAPEPATGAEAPPKPTPPALQAQRRPRPAAPAAPRRSACLLLRMAPEHAGLFRRLLEAYDNLAYFTALETDTALFKLVFSPHMAAETHAALAAIARSVPFAAQPWPLANGGPAPAAGPEPPAKRL, from the coding sequence ATGACCTGCCGCCCTTTGCCGCTTGCAGCGCCGGAGCCCGCCACGGGCGCGGAAGCCCCGCCGAAGCCGACGCCCCCGGCCCTGCAGGCGCAGCGCCGCCCGCGTCCGGCCGCGCCCGCCGCGCCCCGGCGCAGCGCCTGCCTTTTGCTGCGCATGGCCCCGGAGCATGCGGGCCTCTTTCGCCGCCTGCTGGAAGCCTACGACAACCTGGCCTATTTTACGGCGCTGGAAACGGATACGGCCCTCTTCAAACTCGTGTTTTCGCCCCACATGGCCGCGGAAACGCACGCGGCCCTGGCCGCCATAGCCCGCAGCGTGCCGTTTGCGGCGCAGCCCTGGCCCCTGGCAAACGGCGGCCCCGCCCCGGCCGCCGGGCCGGAGCCGCCCGCAAAAAGGCTTTGA
- the frr gene encoding ribosome recycling factor, translated as MDTDSILLDAEERMEKALTALEREFAKLRTGRATTALVDGIRADYYGTPTPISQMASVAVPDSRTLTIQPWDKGGLAVVEKAILKSDLGLTPVNDGRTIRIVLPPLTEERRKDLVKVARKYTEDAKVAVRNVRRDANDGLKKLEKDKTITEDAQKKATDDVQKLTDKYVAEADKKCAAKEKEIMDI; from the coding sequence ATGGATACTGACAGCATTCTTCTGGACGCCGAAGAACGCATGGAAAAGGCCCTGACCGCGCTGGAGCGCGAATTTGCCAAACTGCGCACCGGCCGCGCCACCACCGCCCTGGTGGACGGCATCCGCGCCGACTACTACGGCACGCCCACGCCCATCAGCCAGATGGCCTCGGTGGCCGTGCCGGACAGCCGCACGCTCACCATCCAGCCCTGGGACAAAGGCGGCCTCGCCGTGGTGGAAAAAGCCATCCTCAAGTCCGACCTGGGTCTCACCCCTGTCAACGATGGCCGCACCATCCGCATCGTGCTGCCGCCCCTGACGGAAGAACGCCGCAAGGATCTGGTCAAGGTGGCCCGCAAGTACACTGAAGACGCCAAAGTGGCCGTGCGCAACGTGCGCCGCGATGCCAACGACGGGCTGAAAAAGCTGGAAAAAGACAAAACCATCACCGAGGACGCGCAGAAAAAGGCCACGGACGACGTGCAGAAGCTCACGGACAAATATGTGGCCGAGGCCGACAAAAAATGCGCGGCCAAAGAAAAGGAAATTATGGATATCTAG
- the pyrH gene encoding UMP kinase, which translates to MAPLKYKRVLLKLSGEALAGEHKTGIDPETVDAVCRELGTVLEMGVEMALVIGGGNIFRGLSGSAKGMERSSADYMGMLATVLNALAVQDMLEKHGYPTRVLSAITMQEVCEPFIRRRALRHMEKGRVVICAAGTGNPYFTTDTTAALRGMELKCDAIIKATKVDGIYDKDPTQHADAVKYASLSYDETLARHLGVMDATAFALVRDNNVPIIVCRMFGGDIRRVLLGEAVGTIVHN; encoded by the coding sequence ATGGCCCCACTCAAATACAAGCGCGTGCTGCTCAAACTGAGCGGCGAGGCCCTGGCGGGCGAACACAAAACCGGCATTGACCCTGAAACGGTGGACGCCGTCTGCCGCGAACTGGGCACGGTGCTCGAAATGGGCGTGGAAATGGCCCTGGTCATCGGCGGGGGCAACATCTTTCGGGGGCTTTCCGGCTCGGCCAAGGGCATGGAACGCTCCTCCGCGGATTATATGGGCATGCTGGCCACGGTGCTCAACGCCCTGGCCGTGCAGGACATGCTGGAAAAGCACGGCTACCCCACCCGCGTGCTTTCGGCCATTACCATGCAGGAGGTCTGCGAGCCCTTCATCCGCCGCCGTGCCTTGCGTCATATGGAAAAAGGCCGGGTGGTCATCTGCGCCGCGGGCACGGGCAACCCCTACTTCACCACCGACACCACGGCGGCCCTGCGCGGCATGGAGCTCAAGTGCGACGCCATCATCAAGGCCACCAAGGTGGACGGCATTTATGACAAAGATCCGACCCAGCACGCCGACGCCGTCAAATACGCCAGCCTGAGCTACGACGAGACCCTGGCCCGCCATCTGGGCGTTATGGACGCCACGGCCTTCGCCCTGGTGCGCGACAACAACGTGCCCATCATCGTTTGCCGCATGTTCGGCGGCGACATCCGGCGCGTGCTGCTGGGCGAAGCCGTGGGCACCATCGTCCACAATTAG
- the tsf gene encoding translation elongation factor Ts, translating to MAITAQMVKELREMTGAGMMDCKKALVEVNGDMEKAVDWLRQKGMAKAAKKSGRATSEGLVTLAVSDDGKHVALASLLCETDFVARGDQFQNMAAQVAQAVLDNAPADAAALEASMGPAVTQLIAAVGENMQLGGFARHSKESEKEVVGHYLHANGKIGTLVFLTCGKAESVTNPEVLALAKNLAMQVAAANPVALDAASLDQAAVEREREVYRQKALDEGKPAQIVDKIADGAVKKFQKEVCLMEQPYIRDDKKSISDLVRETGKAVGDAIAVTGFERIQLAAE from the coding sequence ATGGCTATCACCGCACAGATGGTAAAAGAACTGCGCGAAATGACCGGCGCGGGCATGATGGACTGCAAAAAAGCCCTGGTGGAAGTGAACGGCGACATGGAAAAGGCCGTGGACTGGCTGCGCCAGAAGGGCATGGCCAAGGCCGCCAAAAAGTCCGGCCGCGCCACCAGCGAGGGCCTGGTCACCCTGGCCGTGAGCGACGACGGCAAACATGTAGCCCTGGCCTCCCTGCTCTGCGAGACGGACTTTGTGGCCCGCGGCGACCAGTTCCAGAACATGGCCGCCCAGGTGGCGCAGGCCGTGCTGGACAACGCCCCGGCCGACGCCGCCGCCCTGGAGGCCTCCATGGGCCCGGCCGTGACCCAGCTCATCGCCGCGGTGGGCGAGAATATGCAGCTGGGCGGCTTTGCCCGCCACAGCAAGGAAAGCGAGAAGGAAGTGGTGGGCCACTACCTGCACGCCAACGGCAAAATCGGCACCCTGGTTTTCCTGACCTGCGGCAAGGCCGAAAGCGTGACCAACCCTGAAGTGCTGGCCCTGGCCAAAAACCTGGCCATGCAGGTGGCCGCCGCCAACCCTGTGGCCCTGGACGCCGCCAGCCTGGACCAGGCCGCCGTGGAACGCGAGCGTGAAGTCTACCGCCAGAAGGCCCTGGACGAAGGCAAGCCCGCCCAGATTGTGGACAAAATCGCCGACGGCGCGGTGAAGAAGTTCCAGAAGGAAGTCTGCCTTATGGAGCAGCCCTACATCCGCGACGACAAAAAGAGCATCAGCGATCTGGTGCGCGAAACGGGCAAGGCCGTGGGCGACGCCATTGCCGTCACCGGCTTCGAGCGCATTCAGCTGGCCGCGGAATAA